One genomic segment of Ferroacidibacillus organovorans includes these proteins:
- a CDS encoding ABC transporter permease codes for MISYIIRRLGGSVIVLFGIALITFILAYAVPSDPARMILGQHATVAQVDALRKQMGLDEPFIQQFGNYLLNIIHGNLGWSYLQNLPVATLIGQRLPATFQLALVAWLMELIIGLPIGVFMALKDRKMTDHVFNLISLIGISLPTFFVGLELMYWVAYRANLFPVGGTGGLMYVILPGLTYGITGAAYYSRLLKSSMVDVLNSDYIRTARAKGAAPLRVIMGHAFRNAIIPVITYGATDIGALFGGIVVIEDVFGYSGIGQMAVQAISNLDTPIIMGTVLFAAVFVVAFNFIVDLLYGLIDPRITY; via the coding sequence GTGATTTCGTATATCATTCGCCGTCTCGGTGGATCGGTCATTGTTCTTTTTGGAATTGCACTCATTACCTTTATTCTCGCATATGCCGTTCCGTCTGATCCCGCGCGCATGATCCTCGGACAGCACGCCACTGTTGCACAGGTGGATGCGCTGCGCAAACAGATGGGACTTGATGAACCGTTTATTCAACAATTCGGAAATTATCTCTTGAACATTATACACGGCAATCTCGGGTGGTCTTACCTGCAGAATCTGCCTGTCGCCACACTGATTGGCCAGCGGCTTCCTGCAACGTTTCAACTCGCGTTGGTCGCTTGGCTTATGGAACTCATTATTGGTTTGCCAATCGGTGTCTTTATGGCCCTGAAAGATCGCAAGATGACCGATCATGTTTTTAACCTGATCAGCCTGATCGGCATCAGTTTGCCAACGTTCTTTGTTGGACTTGAGCTGATGTATTGGGTGGCGTATCGCGCAAACCTCTTTCCGGTGGGCGGTACAGGCGGATTGATGTACGTCATTCTCCCTGGACTCACGTATGGCATTACCGGCGCGGCCTATTATTCGCGACTTCTCAAGTCGAGTATGGTGGATGTGCTCAACTCTGACTACATTCGCACAGCGAGAGCAAAGGGCGCAGCGCCGCTGCGCGTAATTATGGGCCACGCGTTTCGCAACGCGATCATTCCGGTAATCACGTATGGCGCGACGGATATTGGTGCTCTTTTTGGCGGAATTGTCGTTATTGAGGACGTTTTCGGTTACTCAGGGATTGGGCAGATGGCCGTACAGGCAATCAGCAACCTTGATACGCCTATCATCATGGGGACTGTGCTGTTTGCTGCCGTGTTTGTTGTCGCGTTTAACTTTATCGTTGATCTTCTTTATGGATTGATCGACCCGCGCATCACGTATTGA
- the aroA gene encoding 3-phosphoshikimate 1-carboxyvinyltransferase translates to MTYSVPYHDGPVYGVVNVPGSKSITNRALVLAALANGPTRLNHALFSDDSRILMTALSAVGYAVIPDEVNSAVEVIGAQIEPLQQRAEHDLFVGNSGTSARFLTALLALGQGVYRLDGVARMRERPLGDLLATLRVMGVDVRDLLGTGCPPIEIRGAGLPGGTVSIRGDESSQFVSALLMAAPYAKNPMRIEILGELVSEPYVEMTRSMMAAFGVQVVRRGNVFEVPLGAYHANAVYDIEPDASGASYFMAAAALCGGEVTLSGLTRESLQGDVAFADVLLQMGCAVSFSAEGITIARGEESLRGVDVDLFHLSDTVPTLAAIAPFASSPVTIRNVANIRLKETDRIAACVAELRAFGVEVEEFADGMRIFPCANLREDVSVKTYDDHRMAMAFSLLGMRVRGTKILDPMCVSKTFPTYYEHFEKLLDIS, encoded by the coding sequence GTGACGTATAGCGTGCCTTATCACGATGGTCCCGTATACGGTGTTGTGAACGTGCCTGGATCGAAGTCAATCACCAATCGGGCGCTTGTGCTCGCGGCGCTCGCAAATGGTCCGACGCGTTTGAATCATGCCTTATTTAGTGATGACAGCCGCATACTCATGACGGCACTGAGCGCCGTGGGGTATGCCGTGATTCCTGATGAGGTGAATTCGGCAGTAGAGGTGATTGGCGCGCAGATCGAGCCGCTGCAACAGCGAGCCGAGCATGATCTGTTCGTCGGTAATTCGGGGACGAGCGCGCGATTCCTAACTGCTCTGCTGGCACTTGGCCAAGGTGTATACCGTTTGGACGGCGTTGCGCGGATGCGTGAACGGCCGCTTGGCGATCTGCTTGCGACGCTTCGCGTCATGGGCGTCGACGTGCGCGATCTGTTGGGGACGGGGTGTCCGCCGATTGAAATTCGTGGTGCGGGCCTGCCGGGTGGGACCGTTTCGATTCGCGGGGATGAAAGCAGCCAGTTTGTTTCGGCGCTGCTCATGGCGGCGCCCTATGCAAAAAATCCAATGCGCATCGAGATCCTTGGTGAACTGGTCTCGGAACCCTATGTAGAGATGACGCGGTCCATGATGGCGGCATTCGGGGTTCAGGTGGTTCGCCGCGGGAATGTGTTTGAGGTTCCGCTTGGCGCGTATCATGCAAATGCGGTCTACGACATTGAGCCTGACGCATCTGGGGCGAGTTATTTTATGGCGGCGGCGGCGCTTTGCGGCGGTGAGGTCACGCTTTCTGGATTGACGAGAGAGTCGCTTCAGGGCGATGTCGCGTTTGCCGATGTCCTTTTGCAGATGGGGTGCGCGGTGTCATTCTCCGCTGAAGGGATCACCATTGCGCGAGGTGAAGAATCGCTTCGCGGTGTCGATGTTGATCTGTTTCATCTTTCTGACACTGTGCCGACGCTTGCGGCGATCGCTCCGTTTGCATCGTCGCCTGTCACCATTCGCAATGTCGCAAACATACGACTCAAAGAGACGGACCGCATCGCGGCTTGTGTCGCAGAATTGCGCGCGTTTGGTGTCGAGGTAGAAGAATTTGCGGATGGGATGCGCATTTTTCCTTGTGCCAACCTTCGCGAAGACGTTTCTGTCAAAACGTATGATGATCACCGTATGGCGATGGCGTTCAGTCTGCTCGGGATGCGCGTTCGCGGCACAAAGATTCTCGATCCGATGTGTGTTTCAAAAACGTTTCCGACCTATTATGAACATTTCGAGAAGCTTCTTGATATTTCGTAG
- a CDS encoding ABC transporter substrate-binding protein, which produces MHEDEQKDAPAWRRRFGCTARHGACWLHTQPSATSQAPTTPTAPATTGAQPVYGGTLNLDLAGAFPHLDPVKAYDTTSYEAVLQFYNQLVTYQGASNTIIPSLASRYTISPNGKVYTFYLRNATFWNGHPVTAQSFITEFERVLNPANSSGGQGFIDPIIAGSNAYYSGHAKTISGLKSLNGGKTLQITLMQRDPVFLYVLAMPFFSAVDPSYIAAHSESYIDHNPMGTGPFYLASYQPNQQWVFKKNPHYFQKGIPYLNEIVFTNNSSPSAELLHYKQGLTGLLGYNIGGNGIPSQDYLPIMMSPTYSKQVYKVVQVATQYIGLNSKYGPTANVKVRRALEYAINKNYLVKVLGGRALPANQIIPPSMPSGYEAKLPANATYSYNPALAKKLLAQAGYPHGFTTTIYCDNSNPDDLRITEAVQSMLKAVGVTANVNQSSWGTFLTNNETGKQPMFNLAWVEDFPDPSDFLNTLFNSNQRPVNNSTMYSNPTVDKLLNTAANMPAGTARDNLYKQAQNIIMSQAAWIPYAYPVFTAAVQPWLKGYYLNPNQVDPLQYVWIAKH; this is translated from the coding sequence ATGCATGAAGATGAACAAAAAGACGCGCCTGCTTGGCGTCGTCGCTTCGGTTGCACTGCTCGGCACGGCGCTTGCTGGCTGCACACTCAACCGTCTGCAACATCGCAAGCGCCTACAACGCCTACGGCTCCTGCGACCACAGGTGCACAGCCGGTCTACGGCGGTACGCTTAACCTGGATCTGGCAGGCGCGTTTCCGCACCTTGACCCGGTCAAGGCGTACGATACGACATCGTATGAGGCGGTTTTACAGTTTTACAATCAGCTCGTGACGTACCAAGGCGCCTCGAACACGATCATCCCAAGCTTGGCTTCGCGCTACACGATCAGCCCGAACGGCAAGGTGTACACCTTCTACTTACGCAATGCGACATTCTGGAACGGACATCCTGTGACTGCGCAGAGCTTTATCACCGAGTTTGAGCGTGTGTTGAATCCTGCCAACAGCAGCGGTGGTCAAGGGTTTATCGATCCGATCATCGCAGGGTCAAACGCGTATTACAGCGGTCACGCGAAGACCATTTCTGGATTGAAATCGCTCAATGGCGGCAAGACGCTCCAGATCACTCTGATGCAGCGCGATCCAGTGTTCTTGTATGTGCTCGCCATGCCGTTTTTCTCAGCGGTTGATCCGTCCTATATTGCGGCGCACAGCGAGTCGTACATCGATCACAACCCGATGGGGACAGGCCCGTTCTATCTTGCGAGCTATCAGCCGAACCAACAGTGGGTCTTCAAGAAGAACCCGCATTACTTCCAAAAAGGCATTCCTTATCTGAACGAGATCGTGTTTACAAACAACTCGTCTCCTTCGGCGGAACTCCTGCACTATAAGCAAGGCTTGACGGGACTTCTCGGCTATAACATCGGCGGCAACGGCATTCCGTCGCAAGACTACCTGCCGATTATGATGAGCCCGACGTACAGCAAACAGGTGTATAAAGTGGTTCAAGTGGCCACTCAGTACATTGGTCTTAATTCCAAGTATGGCCCGACGGCAAACGTGAAAGTTCGCCGCGCGCTTGAGTATGCGATCAACAAGAACTATCTTGTCAAAGTGCTGGGTGGTCGCGCGCTTCCGGCGAACCAGATCATTCCGCCGAGCATGCCTTCTGGCTATGAGGCAAAACTTCCGGCGAATGCGACCTATTCGTACAACCCGGCGCTTGCAAAGAAACTTCTCGCGCAAGCGGGCTATCCACACGGCTTTACGACGACGATCTATTGCGACAACTCGAATCCTGACGATCTGCGGATCACCGAAGCGGTGCAGAGCATGTTGAAGGCAGTCGGGGTGACGGCAAATGTCAACCAATCGTCGTGGGGCACGTTCTTGACCAACAACGAGACGGGCAAACAGCCGATGTTTAACCTTGCGTGGGTTGAGGACTTCCCGGATCCGTCCGACTTCTTGAACACGCTGTTTAACTCGAACCAACGACCAGTCAACAACTCGACGATGTACTCAAACCCAACGGTTGACAAACTGCTCAATACAGCAGCCAACATGCCGGCGGGAACTGCGCGCGACAATCTTTACAAGCAGGCGCAAAACATCATCATGTCGCAGGCTGCCTGGATTCCATACGCGTACCCAGTCTTTACAGCGGCTGTCCAGCCTTGGCTAAAAGGGTACTACCTAAACCCGAACCAGGTCGACCCACTGCAGTATGTTTGGATCGCGAAGCACTAA
- the argS gene encoding arginine--tRNA ligase — MVLQRYKLQIASHFAAQTGWDTNELAGLIEIPPDRTLGDLALPCFKLAKTMRQAPPVIAAALAKELEACSIVEHAEATGGYLNMRLKRQAITTDTLAHLHSGEGVYNDTHGAGQTVAIDLSSPNIAKPFSMGHLRSTVIGTALANLFETSGYKTIRINHLGDWGTQFGKIIVAYRKYGDEATVNANPITELNRLYVQFHEEAKLHPELDNEARAAFKRLEDGSEEDLALWRYMIEVSMREFEKTYQLLGTTFDFNLGESFYNDKMDAVVTELREKGLLEESDGAEVVKLGDAMPPCLIRRSDGATLYPTRDLAAALYRARHFHADHLLYVVGGEQRLHFQQVFAVLRKMGYTFANACEHIAFGLMRMGGKKMSTRKGQIVRLQDVLDEAIARARAIIEEKNPHLQNPDGVARAVGVGAVIFNDLKTYRLHDIDFTMDTALAFDGETGPYVQYAHARTCSILRKANALSVGPSVKTWVTSQCRADDAIDDATWYLTLTLQGIETVRLRAIEERDPSLVAKHALDIAQAFNRFYHDCPILTAEGNLKALRLALTDAVRIALLHALTWLGIEAPSEI; from the coding sequence ATGGTGTTGCAACGTTACAAACTTCAGATCGCATCTCATTTTGCCGCACAGACGGGATGGGATACAAACGAACTTGCAGGCTTGATCGAGATTCCACCGGACCGAACACTCGGTGACCTCGCGCTGCCCTGTTTTAAACTGGCCAAGACGATGCGACAGGCTCCACCCGTGATCGCTGCGGCTCTTGCAAAAGAACTGGAAGCGTGCTCGATTGTCGAACACGCAGAAGCGACAGGCGGCTATCTCAACATGCGCTTGAAGCGGCAAGCGATCACAACCGATACGCTCGCGCATTTACACTCGGGTGAAGGTGTCTACAACGATACGCACGGTGCAGGACAAACCGTTGCGATCGATCTCTCTTCGCCTAACATCGCAAAGCCTTTTTCCATGGGGCATCTCCGTTCAACGGTGATCGGCACGGCCTTGGCCAACTTGTTTGAAACATCTGGATACAAAACCATCCGCATCAACCATCTGGGCGACTGGGGAACGCAGTTTGGCAAGATCATCGTCGCGTATCGCAAATACGGGGACGAAGCCACGGTAAACGCCAATCCGATCACCGAGTTGAATCGACTCTACGTACAGTTCCACGAAGAAGCGAAGTTACATCCGGAACTTGATAACGAAGCGCGCGCCGCGTTCAAGCGACTAGAAGATGGCAGTGAAGAAGATCTGGCACTCTGGCGCTATATGATTGAAGTGAGCATGCGTGAGTTTGAGAAAACGTATCAATTGCTAGGTACAACATTTGATTTTAATTTAGGAGAAAGCTTCTACAATGACAAGATGGATGCGGTCGTCACCGAGTTGCGTGAAAAGGGATTGCTCGAAGAGAGCGATGGCGCCGAAGTGGTCAAGCTTGGCGACGCGATGCCGCCCTGTCTGATCCGCCGCTCAGACGGAGCGACACTATACCCAACGCGCGACTTGGCGGCGGCACTGTATCGCGCCCGTCATTTTCACGCTGATCATCTTCTCTATGTGGTCGGCGGCGAGCAGCGACTTCACTTTCAACAGGTCTTTGCCGTTCTTCGAAAAATGGGATATACCTTTGCAAACGCGTGCGAACATATTGCGTTTGGCTTGATGCGCATGGGCGGCAAGAAAATGTCGACGCGCAAAGGACAGATTGTACGCCTGCAAGACGTTTTGGATGAAGCGATTGCCCGCGCGCGGGCAATTATTGAAGAAAAAAATCCACACCTGCAAAACCCGGATGGGGTGGCTCGCGCAGTCGGAGTTGGCGCCGTGATCTTCAATGATCTAAAGACCTATCGGCTCCACGATATCGACTTCACAATGGATACGGCGCTTGCGTTTGACGGAGAAACAGGACCCTACGTACAGTACGCGCACGCACGGACTTGCTCCATACTGCGCAAGGCAAACGCGCTTTCAGTTGGACCTTCTGTAAAGACGTGGGTCACATCGCAATGTCGTGCGGATGACGCGATTGACGACGCCACATGGTACCTCACGCTTACGCTTCAAGGCATTGAAACCGTGCGCTTACGCGCGATCGAGGAACGCGACCCTTCTCTCGTGGCAAAACACGCACTCGATATTGCACAAGCTTTCAATCGCTTTTATCACGACTGCCCCATCCTCACGGCTGAAGGCAATCTCAAGGCGCTTCGCCTCGCACTCACAGACGCCGTTCGCATCGCGCTTTTGCACGCTTTGACATGGCTTGGCATTGAAGCTCCTTCAGAAATTTGA
- a CDS encoding ABC transporter permease, which produces MATVMETQNGIKQTLAYPQKKPAPRIWRLLKAYPLVFLGGILVLGLIFVAVFAPELQHFNPNQQFQNGLSAMGGPLPPNSTFVFGTDDLGRDIYSRVLFGARVSLEVGVFSSIISLFIGTSFGIISGYFGKFVDTVIMRLTDIMLAFPLILFVVALVASLGQSITNLFIAIGVLGWAVTARVVRAQVLSVKEYEYVQAAKALGASNWRILTKIIFPNIIPPVIVLTTLSIGNNMLLESTLSYLGIGVAPPNASWGNMLAEGQQVFQYAPWLLYYPGLALLLAVLGFNLLGDGLREAFNPRRVR; this is translated from the coding sequence GTGGCAACCGTGATGGAAACGCAAAATGGCATTAAACAGACACTCGCCTACCCGCAAAAAAAACCGGCGCCGCGCATTTGGCGCTTGCTCAAAGCGTATCCTTTGGTTTTTTTGGGCGGGATTTTGGTTCTGGGACTCATCTTTGTCGCCGTATTTGCACCAGAATTGCAACACTTTAATCCAAACCAGCAGTTTCAAAATGGTCTCTCGGCCATGGGTGGGCCACTCCCTCCGAATTCTACCTTTGTGTTTGGCACGGATGATCTCGGGCGGGACATTTACAGCCGCGTGCTGTTTGGCGCCCGCGTATCGCTCGAAGTTGGCGTATTTTCCAGTATCATCAGCCTGTTCATCGGTACGTCGTTTGGCATCATCTCCGGTTATTTTGGGAAATTTGTAGATACGGTCATCATGCGTTTGACCGATATCATGCTTGCGTTTCCGCTGATCCTGTTTGTCGTGGCGCTCGTCGCGTCACTCGGGCAGAGCATCACCAACCTGTTTATCGCCATCGGCGTTCTCGGTTGGGCGGTCACGGCGCGCGTCGTGCGCGCGCAGGTTCTCTCTGTAAAAGAATATGAGTACGTGCAGGCTGCAAAGGCACTCGGTGCGTCAAACTGGCGGATTTTGACAAAAATCATCTTTCCGAACATCATACCGCCAGTGATTGTCTTGACGACGCTTTCAATCGGCAATAACATGTTGCTAGAGTCGACGCTCAGCTACCTTGGCATCGGCGTCGCGCCTCCGAATGCGAGTTGGGGAAACATGCTTGCAGAGGGGCAACAGGTTTTTCAGTACGCGCCGTGGCTCCTTTACTATCCGGGGCTTGCGCTTCTCTTGGCCGTTCTCGGCTTTAACCTCCTGGGGGATGGATTGCGCGAGGCGTTTAACCCGCGCCGCGTCCGCTAA
- the selB gene encoding selenocysteine-specific translation elongation factor, which translates to MEDFFIVGTAGHIDHGKTTLVAALTGVDTDRMKEEKERGISIDLGFAPFRLPSGKRIGIVDVPGHERFIRNMLAGAGGMDVILLIVDAREGVMPQTREHLAILSLLSVTAGIVVFTKKDLVDEEWLALVKEETASELKGTFLADAPFLAVSAKTGDGIEALKNEIEEQLKIARPRPREGAFRMPIDRIFSVPGIGTVVTGTVWRGSVAIGDTLSVYPAGERVRVRSVEVHGQSADRAFAGQRAAVSLTGGKLELARGMTLAVYEGYESTRLLDVRIQMLRDCDRPLEHRQRVRVYAGTAELLGRVLMLGTQSLQAGEEGLAQIALEQDAIFEVRDHFVLRSYSPMHTMGGGVVIDPHPPRLHRRHSELVRDRLLKKEQGSPEERVLDSLSQRPMVQAVDDLSALLGLGKDEIEQAIETLRGENLLLTTSGFLLPRAYLADCVTHAKRALETYFERNKYDVFAPKSLLLQMLRERGLDTRFAEDVFLLMSEMGVFTLEGERVRTDREIALQPSEREIYERLLDTLHTSAFAPPSIHELETREKNRDRVVKNMMHLLEQEGKISIISPDLVLSTAALREADRLARELSEEHGSFTMAQFRDAIGSSRKFALAILEYFDRQKRTKRVGDVRTYLKETVQGSFD; encoded by the coding sequence GTGGAAGACTTTTTTATTGTCGGCACAGCCGGCCACATCGATCACGGGAAAACGACGCTTGTTGCGGCGCTTACGGGTGTGGATACGGATCGTATGAAAGAAGAGAAGGAGAGGGGCATCTCGATTGATTTGGGATTCGCCCCTTTTCGCTTGCCAAGCGGAAAGCGTATCGGCATCGTCGATGTGCCAGGCCATGAACGTTTCATCCGCAACATGCTGGCGGGAGCCGGCGGTATGGATGTGATTCTGCTTATTGTGGATGCGCGCGAAGGAGTGATGCCGCAAACGCGTGAGCACCTCGCGATCCTGAGCCTTTTGTCGGTCACGGCGGGAATTGTCGTGTTTACGAAAAAAGATTTGGTCGATGAGGAGTGGCTGGCACTTGTCAAAGAGGAAACGGCGAGCGAACTAAAGGGGACGTTTCTCGCCGACGCGCCCTTTCTCGCCGTCTCTGCCAAGACGGGAGATGGCATTGAAGCGTTAAAGAACGAGATTGAGGAGCAGTTAAAGATCGCCCGCCCGCGACCGCGAGAGGGCGCATTTCGCATGCCGATCGATCGCATCTTCTCTGTACCAGGCATCGGAACGGTGGTGACTGGCACGGTGTGGCGCGGAAGTGTTGCGATCGGTGACACGCTGAGCGTCTATCCCGCAGGGGAGCGCGTGCGCGTGCGCAGTGTTGAAGTGCATGGGCAGTCGGCAGATCGCGCCTTTGCGGGACAGCGCGCGGCCGTTTCACTGACGGGTGGCAAGCTTGAACTGGCGCGCGGGATGACCCTGGCGGTTTACGAAGGATACGAATCGACCCGACTGCTTGATGTGCGCATTCAGATGCTACGTGACTGCGACCGACCGCTTGAGCACAGGCAGCGCGTCCGCGTCTACGCAGGGACGGCGGAGCTTCTCGGGCGTGTGCTCATGCTTGGTACGCAGAGTCTGCAAGCGGGCGAAGAAGGTCTCGCGCAGATCGCGCTCGAACAGGATGCGATCTTTGAGGTGCGCGATCACTTTGTTTTGCGATCTTATTCGCCGATGCATACGATGGGCGGGGGTGTCGTCATCGATCCGCATCCACCTCGACTGCACCGCCGCCACAGCGAGCTTGTCCGCGACCGATTGCTAAAAAAAGAACAAGGTAGCCCTGAAGAGCGTGTGCTTGACTCGCTGTCACAAAGGCCGATGGTGCAGGCAGTCGATGATCTTTCCGCATTACTTGGACTTGGTAAAGATGAGATCGAGCAGGCGATCGAGACGTTGCGGGGCGAGAATCTGCTTCTCACGACATCGGGGTTTTTATTGCCGCGAGCGTATCTGGCTGATTGTGTGACACACGCAAAACGCGCGCTTGAAACGTATTTTGAGCGAAACAAATACGACGTGTTTGCGCCAAAATCGCTGTTGCTACAGATGCTGCGAGAGCGAGGACTCGACACCCGCTTTGCCGAGGATGTATTTCTTCTGATGAGTGAGATGGGCGTCTTTACGCTTGAGGGCGAGCGAGTTCGCACGGATCGGGAGATAGCCTTGCAACCTTCTGAGCGTGAAATTTATGAGCGACTCCTAGACACGCTGCACACCTCCGCTTTTGCGCCACCTTCCATACATGAACTTGAAACGCGTGAGAAAAATCGCGACCGGGTTGTCAAAAACATGATGCACCTTTTAGAACAAGAAGGTAAAATCAGCATCATCAGTCCCGATCTGGTCTTGAGCACGGCAGCGCTGCGCGAGGCGGACCGTTTGGCGCGCGAACTGTCTGAGGAGCACGGTTCCTTCACAATGGCGCAGTTTCGCGATGCAATCGGAAGCAGCCGCAAGTTTGCGCTTGCGATTCTCGAGTATTTTGATCGACAAAAGCGCACAAAAAGAGTGGGTGACGTGCGAACGTACCTCAAGGAAACGGTGCAAGGCAGTTTTGATTGA
- a CDS encoding tetratricopeptide repeat protein yields the protein MEGREKGKKVVPFMADAAFFFERGVRFLNRHDLSRALRSFQRAVDCEPRNAVNHCNLAGVLSELGDFEKSNEILQGVIESIAPDMSECYFYMANNYANLGLYELAEEHVVKYLEEDPSGEFAPDADEMLDVLIHEFGGGEILRERRRLQQETTREKDLARTLLEEGKFHEASELLEQEIARQDDAIAARNNLALARYYLGQMDCAIALSEEVLKRDPANVHALCNLVVFYRHCGQDEAYRTLLDFLKKLVPLQFDQGYKLATTLGILGEHQAAYRIFLQLIQYGDRHDPTLYFALAAASANLGRIKRARQWLLEVQALDPESDIAEYYLGEMDRVVDSRGKFFMSYTYQLPFHLRNSGAAGLLQQKGATQVVHWAKDPSVRSSLYFALYRGPYSTKREALQAFAVLGDRETTHILKEFVKDTGQSQDIIWNGLFVLQRIGIHETIPAYLQGELQDVSLPMQDERLLLWNKLLLSILKDVHQQMAVRDQELTHVATELWLRYVQAVYTDLPRIVKRSVWSAALDYVTRRYSGRTEPQAVVAARYEVSVKALAKAAHAIMITL from the coding sequence ATGGAAGGTCGGGAGAAAGGAAAAAAAGTTGTACCGTTTATGGCGGATGCAGCATTCTTTTTTGAGCGGGGCGTGCGGTTTCTCAATCGCCACGATTTGTCGCGCGCGCTTCGATCGTTTCAGCGCGCCGTCGACTGTGAGCCGAGAAACGCTGTAAATCACTGCAATCTAGCGGGTGTACTCTCGGAGCTTGGTGATTTTGAAAAATCAAACGAGATCTTGCAAGGTGTGATCGAATCGATCGCTCCGGACATGAGCGAGTGTTACTTTTATATGGCAAACAATTACGCCAATCTAGGGCTATACGAGCTTGCAGAAGAGCATGTCGTCAAGTATCTCGAAGAAGACCCCTCGGGTGAGTTTGCGCCGGATGCGGATGAGATGCTCGACGTATTGATCCACGAGTTTGGCGGCGGCGAGATCCTGCGCGAGCGCCGTCGTTTGCAGCAAGAAACGACGCGGGAGAAGGATCTCGCCCGCACGTTGTTGGAGGAAGGGAAGTTTCACGAGGCGAGTGAGCTGCTGGAACAGGAGATTGCCCGCCAGGATGATGCGATTGCGGCACGGAACAATCTCGCGTTGGCACGCTACTATCTCGGGCAGATGGACTGTGCGATCGCGCTTTCTGAAGAGGTGCTCAAACGGGACCCTGCGAATGTTCACGCGCTTTGCAATCTGGTGGTTTTTTATCGGCACTGTGGTCAGGATGAAGCCTATCGAACGCTTCTTGACTTTTTAAAAAAACTTGTGCCGCTCCAGTTTGATCAAGGGTACAAACTCGCGACGACACTTGGCATTCTCGGGGAACATCAAGCGGCGTACCGTATCTTTTTGCAATTGATTCAATACGGGGACAGGCATGATCCAACGCTTTATTTTGCGCTGGCGGCGGCGAGTGCAAACCTTGGGCGGATCAAGCGCGCCAGACAGTGGCTGCTAGAGGTACAGGCACTGGACCCAGAGTCGGACATCGCGGAGTACTATCTGGGTGAAATGGATCGCGTAGTGGATTCGCGCGGGAAGTTTTTCATGAGCTACACATATCAGCTTCCGTTTCACTTGCGCAACAGCGGGGCGGCTGGTCTGCTCCAACAAAAAGGCGCGACGCAAGTCGTTCACTGGGCAAAGGACCCAAGCGTCCGCTCGTCGCTTTACTTTGCGCTTTATCGCGGGCCATACTCAACAAAACGCGAGGCGCTTCAAGCGTTTGCGGTACTCGGAGATCGCGAGACGACGCATATTTTAAAGGAATTTGTCAAAGACACAGGCCAGTCACAGGACATTATTTGGAATGGGCTCTTTGTGCTGCAGCGGATCGGGATTCATGAGACGATTCCAGCCTATCTTCAAGGGGAGTTGCAAGATGTCAGCCTTCCCATGCAGGATGAGCGCCTGCTTTTATGGAACAAGTTGTTGCTCTCGATCCTAAAGGATGTGCACCAGCAGATGGCGGTGCGCGATCAAGAATTGACCCATGTCGCCACAGAACTCTGGCTGCGCTATGTGCAGGCGGTTTATACGGATCTTCCGCGCATTGTCAAACGCAGCGTTTGGTCGGCGGCACTCGATTACGTGACGCGAAGATATTCGGGACGCACAGAACCGCAGGCGGTCGTCGCGGCGCGCTACGAGGTTTCCGTGAAGGCGCTTGCCAAGGCGGCGCATGCGATCATGATTACACTCTAA